The genomic segment tgagagaaagatttggcagtcagcttctgtaaagattcacagcctaggagatcctatggggcagttctactctgtcctatagtgttgctatgaatcagataATATAGAGAGAATGGACTAGGTGTTTGCTGAGCAGCCAAGAAGTGAAATAGAGTAAACAGGTGGTATTTTCAGTCAGCCCAGAATCCATGTCACTTAATTCTGTAAGAGAACCTTGATTTTCCTTTGAAGAACAGGATGAcagtgtgtgtcttagttatttagtgctgctgtaacagaaatgcctcaagctgatggctttaacgaacacaaatttattctcttgcagtctagtaggccaaaagcccaaattcagggtgccagctccaggggaagtctttctctctctgtcaactctggaggaaagtccttgtcatcaactttcccctgatctaggagcttctcagcgcagggaccccaggtcagAAGGATGCGTTACTCTcatggcttttgtttcttggtggtatgaaatccccctgtctctcttttatatcacgaaagagattggcttaaaacacaatctaatcttttagattgagctCTGCCCCATTAACATGACTGCAGCAAATCCTACCtaatcaacatcatagagataggatttacaacacacaggaaaactcacatcaggtgacaaaatggtggacaatcacacaatactgggaatcatggcctattcaatttgacacacattctggggggacacaattcaacccattacaGTGTGATTAAGCTCAATTCAGTAAATGGATGCAGAGGTGCTGTGTGGCACTTTTGGGAAACATCCTTAGAAGAGAAAGTGATAAATTTATCTCACCTcctcccttcctgtctcttggaatATAGATGAAGTACCAGAGCTGGGTTGTCCAATATGGCATTCACTAACTACGTGTGACCATTTAAATCTACATGtattgaaattaaataaaaatcgAAATTCACTTCTTTGATCAtaccagccacatttcaagtgctaatAGTCACCGCCATGTTAGCACAGATAGAGAACATCTCCATCATTTCATAAAGTTCTACCGGACATGGTTGGTATAGAGCACTAGCAGCCATTTGGGGTCTTGAAGTTGAACATACATGCCGAAGAGAACAGAGTCTGTATTTCTGATAATATGGGATCTCTTTAAATCTCTTCATCTCCATACTTCTAACTCATTAagtggcttttttgttgttgttgttatatacaGTCAAAACTATTCCTAAAGAGATACAAATAATAAATgggaaaagaatacaaaattatatatgcaGAGTAGTCTAAGGCAGTCTACCAATTTTTCTACATAGAGATTGTATTTAttatctaaaaaatatatattttattttgttacgTATTATGACAGAATCAAAAATTGAGAGTTAACTATATGGGCTCAACAATGTTAAGTGGCATAATTAGATTGATTCTACTTCTGTGAAATGAGAAGGCATTTTTAAATTGTCACAAAATTCTCTGCccttaaaacaattaaaaaaaaaaagttttcctttgATTCCTGTGATTTTTCCAGACAGATCAAAGTGAGTAATGAGCTCTCTGCAGACCCACCAAAGGTCAGCCCTCAGGAGGTGAGATAATCCCTGAGTATTGTGACAGTTGAGTTAAAGGAGATATTATCTGTCCATGCAGTGTCCAATAACTCAGAGTTCCCTGATGACGTTCTGTCAGTAGCTGTCAGTGAGGAAACAAACCTTCACATCAGTAAAGGTCTCCCATCCCAGCCTGCATCTTAaagtcctgttgttgttattaggtgccgttgagttggttccgactcatagcaaccctcacacgtccaaaatatgtgagacatagtctcgcttGAAGacaaagatgcacctgacccaagccatgctattttcagtcacctcatatgaatgtgaaagctgaacaatgaataaggaagaccagagaagaatggacacctttgaattatagttctggtgaagaatattgaatataccatggactgccaaaagaacaaacaatcctaaagtCCTAGCCCACCTCGATATAATCAAGGCATTGAAAGAAAGAGAGGGTAGTTCCACTGAGTTTAGTTCTGGACCAAATACTTTAAGATATATATTAACAAAATATAAGAATATTCAGCCAAAAAGAAAATAGGGAAACTGCATTACAGccaatatttatttaacaaatatttactgagcccgCATCATATTCCAGGCACAGTGCTAGGCACTCAAGAGCAATTGAGCAACAGAGGATGTTTAGCCCAGAGAAGTCTCAAAACAAAAGGATCGAACTGCCTTCAAACACTTGAAAGCTTTAAGAATAGGATCAAGTGTAGGTCTATAGCTCTACAGGGCAGAAAGGAAACTAGTGTATGGCCTGGGATGTAGGCatcacacaaaataaaaataatgacactGGCACTAATATGATGAGTTTATTGAGCAAAAAACTTTGCATCAGGTTTTTTTGCTAGAAGGTTTGATATGTTTATTATATCATTTATATTCAAAACAATCTTCCTAAATTCATACTATTGTTAATCTTATTATATTTATGAGAAAACAGTTGTTCCGAGAAGTGATCTGGAGCTAAAGTGTGACTGAGAGACAATCAAAACAACCTAATGAATTTCAGAGCCTGAGCTCTCAAAATTTTAACAGGAAGAGATGTGCTCCTCATCATGAAAGTTTTCAAAAAGAATCTGTAAGATTTGACATAGAAGGGATTGCCCCACAGATCCTAGATGGTTGtttattcaacaagcatttgTAAACCACCAACTATGTGCACAACATTTAGAcctgaaaagaagaagaagggacAGTTATGCCCTTGAGTCTAGTGAGAGAGAAACACATATAAAATAATTACAATTAAAGTGATAAGGGCAATGACAAAGTATGTAAAATGGCCATGTCTCAGGAGAAAGGATTTTAAACCTACAAAAACATTcgtaaaaatgttttcttttgcaTGCGGTTTAAGTTTTCATATTACCCAGTCCCATTATGTTGGTGGATATCATGGAGCCCATCAATTTTCTTAAGATTCAATTGAGACAATCTGACCTCTGTCCTTCATCTATTACATCAGGATACAAGGAGTCTTTGGTTATTAAGGAAATCACACCAGTAGTAACATTAAGTCCTTACATTTATTCAACCATTTTGGATGTTCTACTAAAATCAAAATGCATTTCCAGTACATAAAATAATAAGACATACATGTTATTTACAACTTTCCCATTTTCACACCACCACTGAGTTCTTCTTGCCCCACAACCTCCTCATAGCAACTTTCACCTCTGCATTTCTGAGTGTGTAGATGATGGGGTTCAGCATGGGGGTGATGACGGTGTAGAACACAGCCACTAGTTTGTCTTCAGTGAACGTAGAAGAGGGACGCATGTAGAGGAAGATGGCAGGTCCGAAGAACAAGATGACCACTGTGATGTGGGAGGCACATGTAGAGAGGGCTTTGCGCCTCCCCTCTGCAGAATGATTCCTCAAGTTGACCAAGATGACAATATAGGAGGATACCAAGATGAAGAAGGAACACAAGGCAATTAAGCCACTGTTGGCCAATACACTGACCCCCTCCACAAACGTGTCAGTGCAGGCAAGCTTGAATAATGGCTGAAGGTCACAGAAGTAGTGGTCAATTAtgttggggccacagaagggcaaTTGGATGGTGATAAGAACCTGAATTATGGAGTGTAAAAAGCCCCCCAGCCAGGAACCAGCCACTAGTACATGACACAGTCCACGGCTCATAATCTTCATATAATGAagaggcttgcagatggccacgtagcggtcataggccatcaccacAAGCAAAAGGATCTCAGCAACCCCAAAGAAGTGGAAGAAGAATATCTGAGCCAGACAGCCCTTCAGGGAAATGGCTTTGATCTTGGTCATTAAGTCTGTGATGAACTTAGGGACAACAGTGGAGGAATAACTGATCTCCACCACGGACAGGTAGctcaggaagaagtacatgggggaatGCAGACTCTTGCT from the Loxodonta africana isolate mLoxAfr1 chromosome 7, mLoxAfr1.hap2, whole genome shotgun sequence genome contains:
- the LOC100663239 gene encoding olfactory receptor 4B1; the protein is MAGTNNVTELILTGLFQDPEVQRACFVVFLPVYLATVVGNGLIVLTVSISKSLHSPMYFFLSYLSVVEISYSSTVVPKFITDLMTKIKAISLKGCLAQIFFFHFFGVAEILLLVVMAYDRYVAICKPLHYMKIMSRGLCHVLVAGSWLGGFLHSIIQVLITIQLPFCGPNIIDHYFCDLQPLFKLACTDTFVEGVSVLANSGLIALCSFFILVSSYIVILVNLRNHSAEGRRKALSTCASHITVVILFFGPAIFLYMRPSSTFTEDKLVAVFYTVITPMLNPIIYTLRNAEVKVAMRRLWGKKNSVVV